The genomic interval CGTAAGAACTTCCACCCATCGTATCATCTCCTCCCTGTTGATTCTTCTATCTTAATGCTAATATTTTCAAAGTACAACCATGAATTCATACATATACTCAAAAATAATCAACTCACCGATCAATTATTTTCCATTATTCATGTTCTGTCATACGACTTTGAGCTAATTTCCGTCGAAATGCTGCTGTTTTTTGTAGTAATCGATTTTTCAAGAAAAACCCAATAAAAAAGGTTATCATAAAAAACAAAAACAAAATCAACACATCCATGTTCACAACGCTCCAAATCATTCCTCCAACAGTTTCTCGTAATAAACTAATTGCATACGTAAAAGGCAAGTACGGATTGATAAATTGAAAAAATGGCGGAGTCACTTGAACTGGAAACGTGCCGCCTGAAGACGAAATTTGCAACACAAGTAAAATCACACAAACAGCTTTCCCTCCATTACTGAAGAGCGCTACTAATGTATAAATCAGCATGCCAAACACTGTAGCAATGAAAGCTGAGAACAAAAAAAAACCATAGTTTTTCAGCTACATATGTGTGAAGGAATACAATATTACCAACGGAAATAATAATTGACTGTAAAATGCCTATACAAAAGAAAGTTAGATAACGCCCAACATAAATTTGGTAAGATTTATACGTTCCCTCTAAATCCTGAATATGGACTCCAAAAATAGAAACGAGTACAAGACCTGCAAACCAAAGAGCTAACGTTGTAAAAAACGGTGACATCGCTGAACCATAGTTAGGGATTGGAAATAGTTTATGTTCAGTTAACAATACAGGTTCTGCAAAAAAATCACTTTCTTTTTTAATATCGTTTCGTAATAAATCAATAATTTCATGTAAATCATGATTTTTGTCAAATGCACGCATTTGACTTGCTATTTCTGAAATCTTTCTTTTTAATTCAGGTAATTGAGTTTGAAAAAAAGCAAGGTCTTTACTACCAGTAACAACACGTTGTTTTGTATGCTGAAGCATTGCTTGTGCTTCATTTAACTTATTTTGCCCTTGCTTACTTAACGCCTCAAATTCTTTCATCGTTGTTCTTGCTTGATCAACCACTTTGGCTAGCTTTGGACTTGTTTCTGAAGCAAATCTCTCTTGTAATCCTTCCCATTCACCTACGTTTGCTTCAGTTAATTGTTGAAGCTCTGAAACCGACAAATGATGTTGCCTTAACCCCTCAATCTGTTTGTTTTGATTAGCAAGCACTCTTTCTAGCGCACCCTGTTCGGTTTGAAATAAGTTTGTACCGGCAAAAACATTTAGACGCTGAATCATCTGTTGAATGGCAACTAACACATTCCTATTGCTAGAAACTCTATCCAATACAGTTTGTACCGCCTCTTGATTGTTTATATCCAACGTTCCCATCATGGAAGCTATCGTCATTTCCTGCTGCAGTAGATTTGATATATTTTGTTTAAGATTAGGACCAAGAGCCTGTAATGTCTCGTTTGTCGTAGATACATAGTTCTCTATCGCTTTATGTAATGCTTCCCCATTTGAGGTAACTTGCTTGATGTTATCAAGGGCCGCGTTTGCTCGGTCCATTCTTTTTTCTACCTTCTGAACATCTGTCAACGCCTGCTCTGTAATGCGTTCTATTTCCGGAAATGTATCTTCTAACCGATACACCATTTGTTTCACCTGTTGAATGGTTGGTAACTCTCGCTCAAGCTCAATTCCTATTTCATTAAATACCGTTAAGAGCATTGTACTTGATGTTTTCACAAAGCTTTTACTCACTTGTTCTACAATGCCGCTTGCACCTTTGAACGTAATTTTTGGAGCAATCGCATTGCTTTTTTCATTTACGTAATATATGATTTCCGGCTTAATAGGCTCATCGGTTAATACAGTTGTAATCCGTTCAGACAGATTTTCTGGAATGATGATACAGGCATAGTATTCACCTAGTCTCACTTTTTGCTTTGCTTCCGCTTCGCTCGTAAAATGCCACCCAAGTGATTGATCTTCTTTGAGAGCATCAGTAATTTTTTTTCCGATATTAATTTCTTTATTCTGAAACACAGCTCCTCTATCATTATTCACAACCCCAATTGGAATCGTATTCGTATGTTTATAGGGGTCCCATGAAGCTTCTATGTTTATCCATGCATACAAACCAGGTAAAAATAACAGCCCAAATACCACGATAAGGACTGCCCAATTTGTATATATACTTCGTAAATCATCTTGAAAGATACGTATAATGGCTTTCATCTTTCATCACCTGTTTTCTATTTCAATACAGGTATTATTAGAGCCCCAACCAGCTTCTATACATAAAAAATCACTAGGCCAAGTACTTTTACTGAAAGATTAGAGAAATGAAGTTTAAGGCTTAAATTAAGAGTAAAGACATGATGTTTAACAATTATAAAAAATGAAAGAGGAGTGGTAAATCCACTCCTTTTATTACGACAACTGATGGTTTTATTTCAATTTTATCCCTCATACGTCTCAAATAATCTTTTCAAATACTCATTATTTCCTTTTGCGATATACCGCTCAGCTTCTATGATCTAGTCTAATTGGGAACTATAACTAAACGGACCGGAAATTCCCAGATAGAGAACTTTGGAAGGTTATTTAGTACGCACAAATTCGGTATAGCATTAAATATTTTAAGATTTTATTGAAAAAATATTGACAAACTATTAGCTGGTTTAGTGAAACAACTACAAACTCTCCGGTAAATGATTTTTACACATTTCCAATGCATTCGTATGTTTTTTTAAAACAGCTACTGTTTTGGGATGAGGCTTTGCATAGATAACTGGATAATCCTTTTCATCAAGTTCTTCATTAATAGGAAAAGCTAATTTTTCTTCTTTAATTGAAAATTGGGCATCAATTCCCTTCTTATTTCCACGAGCATCTACCCTAATCCATTTATTAAGTGATTTAAAGAAGATAGCATTTAAAGCGTGAATACAATACCCTTTTTCTGGAGTATCAGACAACATCAATCTTTGATAACAAAAACCTGTTGGTATTAATTGTGAACGCAATAAAGACGCTAATAGGTGTGATTTTGCATAACAAATCCCCTCTTTAAAATCTAATACTTCCGAAGCATTACAAGTAACTCGTTTTGATTGGAAATCCAAAGAATGAGAAATTTCATCACGAACAAATTCAAAAGCTACTTTAGCTTTTTCAATTTCTGTTTGATTTAGATTGAAAAGTTCATCCGCTTTCCTTTTTATTATTGGATTGGAATAATTAACTTCATTTAATTCAAGTAAATAATCATCTAAATTATCAGACTCACAAATCAATTTCATTATCTCCACTCCTATCTAACATGTATAAGTATTTATATATGAATTACTATACAATATAAAATAATGAATTTGATAGTTTGACTGTTAAACTATTAGCTGGTTTAGTTCCACAAGATAATCAACACTATCCTTTAGCAGACCTAACCTAAAACAATGTGGCAATAAAAGTGGTGTTAAAAAGTTCAAATGTAGCAATAAAAGTCTTGATAAATCCACTAAATGTAGTAATAAAATGAAGAAAAAATCATAAAAAAATAGGCGTATCAAGCAAAGTGTTGATACACCTTAAAACTACACATGCGTTGTCGTGCAGTGATACTTATATTTCTTAAATTATTTTAATTTCAGTATTACATATTAACCTAATGATTTTTATGTTTCGCTGTTATATTGTTTAATAAGGCTTTTTTTGATAAAAGAAATTAGGCTTTACCTTTTGATTGCGATATGGCCTATGAAAGATATGAGTGGTTGCAGGTGAAACAGGTGGAATTAGCCATGTCCAATCTCCTGTTGTATTCCGTCCACATGCTGTTTCTTTTTCTTCAAAATGTTTAAATTGCTTGGCTGCATTATGATGATCCACTATACTTACGCCCGCTTCTTTAAAGGAATGTAGCACAGCCACATTTAATTCAACTAGCGCGCGATCTTTCCAAAGTGTTGCATCACGTTTAATATCGAGCCCCATCCTTTTTCCAATTCGCGGTAACATATTATAGCGACCCTCATCCGCAAAATTTCGCGCTCCAATTTCCGTTCCCATATACCAGCCGTTAAATGGTGCCGCCGAATACTTAATTCCCCCAATTTCTAAACACATATCTGATATAATAGGAACGGCATACCACTTTAGATTTAGTTCACTAAACCATTCAAAATCGGGGTGATGAATCGGTACTTCCTTTACAATGGAAGCAGGTGTTTCAAACCATCTTGGCTGTTGCCTATTCACTTGAATAACCTGTGGTAATATATCAAAAGACCCCAAACTCCCTTTCCAACCGAGCTCCTGACAGATCTTCGTAAATTCAACAGAAGCCGGGTCACCAACAATCCCGTGTTCTGTCTCATAGCCTGCATAGCGAAGCAATTGATGGTTCCATAAGCGAATCGAGAATTGTTCATCTGCCGGCTTAAAAATTGTAATCGTCGGAATAATGGCACCATCATTTGTAGCAAATTCGATATGATGACGCAACGCCTCATTAATCTGCTCCTCATCTCGAAGATGACGCTGATCAATCACACGAAGCGAATCCCAAAATAATCGGCCAATGCAGCGATTACTATTCCGCCATGCTTGTTTCGCTCCTATTTCAAGCTCCTCTACTGAATGCTGATACGTATGTGTTTCTTCTATTTCTTTTTGGATATCCATGATTCGGCTATTGATTTCATCCTCCGTCTTCCCCATTTCTAAATAACTGCTACGGATGAACGCTTCTGCCTCTTGAAATATAAGGTTCATTTATTCAATTCCTTCCAAAATTATATGCTCTTTCTAATAAGGTATCATATTTTGTACTATCTTTTCCCTCGATTCTCTTCGCTACTTTATACATTTTGTGAAATTTGACACAAAACTTACTTAATATAAGTAACAAACCTTTTATTAACACCCTATATGAAGTAACTTTATTTTAATATGTAAAGTTGTTACATAAACCGTAAATGATTTATAATAGTATGGAGGGGGTGATTTTATGAATAATACAACGATTTGTCCTCGATTTGAAAAAGGGATGCAAATTTTAAGCAAACGATGGACAGGATTAATCGTCCACCAATTACTGAATGGCCCTCAACGGTTTTGTAGAATTGAAGCCGCCTTCCCAATTAGTGGTCGAATTCTCTCGGAACGTTTAAAAGACTTAGAACAAGAAGGCATTGTAAAAAGAGACGTCTATCCTGAAACACCAGTTCGAATTGAATATTCATTAACAGAAAAAGGGCTTGCATTAGCACCTGTCATTAATGAAATTCAACAATGGTCATCAGACTGGATTAAATCAGTAGAAGAAGAATCGTAAGAGCTGATACGGATTAGCTCCAAATTATAAGATGAAACGTAGGGCCCTTTTATAACAGAAGGGCCCTATCTATCTTCTTCTAAAATGATTTTAGGCTATGTAAATCAGTATTGTTGATTTAACAGAACCTTATTTTAAAAACCTTCTTCACTTCTCCTCTGTTATATATGGATAGCATCTCCTGATTAGGAAAAAACAAACTGCTCTACATGAAGTATATTTTTGTATAAACAAACCAGTTATACAAATAATAAACATGTTTATCGTAATCCATTTATAAAAAGGAGACAGCCACTATGAAAAAACTACTTATATCGGGATTAACCTGCATACTACTTTCTCTATCTCCTATGGCCCAGGCATATTCACAAGAGAAACAAACAGAGAATAAAACACCAGAAGTCACCTTTACCAAAGAGCAAAAATCAGAACTAAGCAAACTGCATCAAAAGATTTTGACAGACAAAAAAGAACTGTTGAATAAATACGTAGAATATGGCGCTCTCAAGCAAGAACAAGCTGATAAAATAATCGAACATTTAGAGAAACGATATGAAATGATTGAAGAACGAGGCTTTCAATATCCACCTCACCATATGCACCATAAACCTCATCATCATTGAACTACCCCCACTTAGCAAGCTTGAAGTGGAGGATTCCTAAGTCTTAGACCTGAGAACCCCATCCGTTCAACGAGATAGGTTAGCTATGCGAGATGGTAGAAGTGTCTCTTTCGAGACGACCTCTTTTATTCCTATGGAAGCAAACAAAAAGGTACACCATCTTTCATTCGCACAGAATAGAAGAACGCATTGCAATGCACCCAGCTCCTAGAATCATTACGCCCTAAAAGGGACACCATCTGCTCCGGTGGTCAAAGTAAAAGACTGGTACAATGCGTTCTTGGGTTGTGTATGTTTTATGTGAATACTCTTAACAATTTTCTGGTTTCTTCCTCTTGAAGAGAAGAATAGTAAACATTTATCCCTTGATGTGGTTTATTTACATTAAAAATGTGGTAAAACGAATGTAAATGAATAGAAAACTTTTTATGCAAGACAGACCATTGACTCCAATGATGTTTTTCCTTTTGAACAATATAGGCAGTAAGCACTTTTGGTACTTTTTCTTTATACCTTAACCCTCTACGCCCAATTGTGTAAGCGGCCGCCTGATGAATCGAGGTGCCAAATTTACGCATGTATTTCATTTTTCCTGAAATCGATGTGTAAGCTGGATTCACTTGAATGACATCTAATCCTATTTTATTGGCTCGATTAATGATGGCTTGAGACATTTTACGATAAGCGAATATACTTTTTAGATGATTGGCTTTTTTGTTACCGTAAATGTCGCCTGTTTTAGATAGAGTTGTATCGATATCTTCGATTACGATGGGTTTATTTTTACGAAAAGCCAAATCGACCAAAGCAATGGCCTCTGCTTCGATGATTTTGGTGATTTGTCCAGATGTTTTCTTGTGAATAGAAAATAATAGCTTTCCACTATCGAGATAATTTCCGTCCTTTGAAACATCTGCCCAAGCAAAATGATCCACATTACAATCGACACCCATTACACCATCCGAAGTAGAGAAATTAACACAAGGATTCAAGTCAACATCTACAATGTTTTTAATCATGTAATAATCTCCGTGATTTTCGATAGACCACGAAATCGGTTTCCCGAATTCTTTTTTATTTTTACATTTCTTTTGATTATCTGTCGCTTGATTGACCATCTCTTGTCCATATGGAAAGGTAACACCAGGAATGGTTACGACTTGGCCACCTAAGGCAGTCATATGGAGTTCATTATTTTCTGTATGGTAATGAAAAACGAAATTACCCGATCCGGCATCTTTCCGACCAGAAATCAAACATTCTTTATTTCGTGCAGCTAAAAAGAGCTTTCTCCAACATGCATGATCTTGAACATACTCTTCTTTGGTGAATTGTTGTTTAAATAATTTCTTAGAGCCAAACACCACACTTGGAATAGATGTTTTTTGTTTTTCTTTCTTTTGCTCTAATCGAAAAAGGCGATGTTCTAAACGTCCAATTTGGGCTTTTCGAAAGGTAAGCTCTTTATCTACATATTGATGTTCAAACAAATACGCATTGAACCAAATCAATGATTGTTTCTTCTGTTCAAGTGAAAAAATCCCACTTGAATGATAAGAAAACTTCAGGTTCTTAGGAAATCGTAGGTCTCCTTTGATACAACTCTCTTTGATTTTCTTCAACTGCATAAGATATTTCCGTTCGTTTTTGAGCTTTTTCTTGATTTTTTTCATCTTTTCTTCTGTTTGGCGGATATACAAATGGGTTAATTTGGTTCGGGATGTGAAAAGAGCGTTCGCTTCTCTAACGATACTGTTCGCAACATAGTCGCTTACATCAAACGTTTTCTTTACGACTTGATGGATGCTTTCTTTGTGTAATTTTCGTTTCCATCTTTTTTCGCGAACTAATGTTTGAAAGGCGAATCTCTTAGCTTGATTGAATACTTCTGTAAAACGAGAAATTTCATCCACTAACGATTTGCTCATTTTGTTTTTATATAATCGTTTTGAAAAATAAGTTGCTTTCACCCGCTTTCACCACCAATCAGAACATAAGTTCCTATATATATGAATATTTTACCTGTTGCTAGCGAATTTTTCAATCTAAAATAACTGAAGAAACAAAAAAGAAGCCCACTCATCTCCCACTTACCCTTCGCTCGCTATCGCATGGCTATGGCTTGAAGATGGGAGTCTTCTTGGCTAAAATGATAAAAAATCCGACCAGACAACGGTCGGATTTTTTTATCCTTCACTTAACAGGCTGTATAATATGTTTCACTTTATTCCAACAAGGAATTCGACAGTACATAACGAATAGTATATTCTAGTTCAATGGAAAGGATGATAAAAATGAACACACACGGTATAACTGCTGAGGACTTATTTCACTTACAATCCGTAACAGACCCTCAACTTTCTCCTGATGGACATCTCGTCATGTATGTTCAAACGAGCATTGATCGAGAAACCGAGAAATACATATCTAATCTCTATTTATATAATGTCCTTACAAAAGAAACGAAACAATGGACAACTGGACAAAACAGACATTCTAGCCCGCGTTGGTCTCCAGACGGTAAATATATGAGCTTCGTCTCTAACCAATCAGGAAGTAACCAATTATATGTAATGAGTTCCGCAGGAGGAGAAGCAAAGCAAATAACAAACTTAAAATCTGAAGTATCTCCGCCCATCTGGTCTCCCTGCTCAACGAAGCTTTTATTTTCAACTAGTCGTCCAGCTAGCGACCAAGAGGAGTACAGAAATGAAGAAAAGAAAACGGCACTTCGATTTGAACGCATTCAATATAAATCAGAAGGGCAAGGATATTTTAACGGGCTGTATAAACATCTAGCTGTTGTTGATGTGCTGACAGAAGAAATCGAATTTTTGACAAAAGGACGACAACATTATTCTCCAAGTGCATGGTCTCCAGATGGAAAGCATATTACATACGTTAGTAAAACGATAGAACAAGGCGAATACGATTTTATTTCTGATATTTTCACTATGGATATTTCAACAAAGAAATCAGTCAACATTACAAATAGAGCTGGATTTTTTTATGACCCCAAATGGTCTCCTAACGGTGAATATCTCTCTTTTCTTGGTCATAAGCGAGAATTTCTCAATGCTACATTAGCTAAAATCTGGCTATATGACATAAACAAGCAAACTACTTCTTGCTTAACGGAAGGCTGGGATGTAGAATTAGGAAATTCTTGTATTACCGATTTTCAAATGGGGGCTGTCGACCCGGGTATTCTTTGGACGAATGACAGCGCAGGGTTTTATTTTTTAATGAGCGATGACGGGAACACAGGAGTATACTATGGCTCCATTGAAGGGGCTATGTATCCATCTATCTTAGAAAATCAACATATTTACGGACTTTCTATTGATCCAAATCACCATCAAGCCGTTGTAGCAATCAGTACTCCAACAAACCCTGGAGAACTGTATTATTTTAACTTAATGAATGGGCAACAGGAGCAAATTTCCTTTGTGAATACAAGTTTTGTCCAGAACAAATCACTAGCTGAAGCTGAAGCGATTAGCTGGAAAGCGAAGGATGGCTTGGATCTTCACGGTTGGCTTATCAAGCCTGTCTGTTACGAAGAAGGAAAAACCTATCCCCTCATTTTAGAAATTCATGGTGGACCGCATTTAATGTATGGAAACAGCTACATGCATGAATTTCAAGCATTAGCAAACGAAGGATATACAATCTTATATACTAATCCGCGTGGCAGTGTCGGTTATGGTCAACAATTTGTAAACGCTTGTCGTGGTGATTATGGAGGTATGGATTACGAAGATTTAATATCTGCTGTTGATTATGTGACTAACACATACGACTTTATAGACCGCAATAAACTAGGAGTTAGTGGTGGCAGCTACGGCGGTTTCATGACAAACTGGATTGTTGGCCATACGGATCGTTTTAAAGCAGCTGTCAGCCAACGTTCCATTTCCAACTGGTTTAGCTTTTACGGGGTAAGTGATATTGGCTATTATTTTACGGAATGGCAACTCGAGGGCGATATTTTTCAAACACCAGAGAAGCTATGGAATCATTCGCCATTAAAGTATGCTGCTAATATACAAACACCTTTGCTTCTACTACATGGAGAAAAAGATTTACGTTGTCCGCTCGAACAAAGCGAGCAACTATTTATTGCTTTAAAACGGCAAAAGAAAGAAACTACTCTTATTATTTTTCCCGATGAAACACATGAAATTACACGTAACGGTTCACCAAATATGCGCTTGCAGCACCTTCAAGAAATTAAAAATTGGTTTAATAAACATATAAGAAACCTCTGTTAGCACTCGCTAACAGAGGTTTCTTTTGTTAATGCTGAATTTGATTATGCTGTTCCGAAATGGAACTTAAGGCTATGCCCGCTCTTTGATCCGATTCTTTACGAACAGCTAAATCCCCAAGTGCAACAATACCAACCAGTCGATTATTCTCAATAATTGGAACACGACGAATTTGTTCGGTTGCCATTAACTCTTCGATATCATCAATGGACATATCTGGTGTGCCTGTTACTAGACGTGTGGAAATCACATCAGTAATTTTTGTTGAATTTGGTTTCTTTTCAGCAACACAGCGAATAACAATATCACGGTCAGTAATAACACCGACTAACGTATCATTATCCAAAACAGGAATCATCCCCACATTATCCTGTTTCATTTTTAGTGCCGCTTCATAAATATTATCTAGTGTCGTACAACAATCCACATTCGTTGTCATAATATCTCTTACTGTTTGCATGAGAATTCCTCCACTTCTGTAGTTGGTACAAATTTATTATTATCCATGCTACAGTCTCATACACGTGGAAAATGAAAACAGCCTCTATAAAGAATAAAGCGGATCTTCCAGAAGTTGGTTTTCCCTTTATCCCCCACATCTATCTTCTTTAATTACTCATACTTGAGGGGGCTTACTGCCCGTTAAGTGTGGAATGAAATTGTCTAATATACATCTTTTCGAATAAATACCATAAATGAAACGATTAACGCTACCAGCCACCACACAAAGAGAATAAGCACAGACGATAAAAGCGTCATTCCTTCAATCGGTGGAGCGACTCCACTTAAATAATTAGTAAGCTGTAAATTGACCATAAAAAATATTTAGCAGACTCCCAAGACGATACCATATTGTTCAAAATAGCCCCCGAAATAAGAGCTGCCAGCATAATTCCCATCCCTGCAGGAGTACTGCGTATCAATACAGATAACATAAACGCAAGCGTACCAACGACAACAGCGATATACCAAACTAATCCAAAATCCATCAATAATAGCTGCCATTGGCTAATTAAACGAACACCGCTTGTATCTATATTTCCAGCTTCCACTGTAAATCCAGTAATAATCGGGGCATTCCAACCATGATAACCGAAAACGACACCAGATAATGCATATGCTAAAACTCCTGTCATCGCCACAATTATGGAAATCGATAAGAGTAACGTAATATATTTACTCATTAATATTTTCCAACGCGGCACAGGCCTTGTTAACAATAATTTAATCGTTCCTTGACTACTTTCAGATGAGACTAAATCACTCGCTACAATCATGACCAATAAAGGAATGAATAAAGAACTCGCATTTTCGATAAACATTCTCGTAAATGTAGCCGCTCCAGGTTCAGATGGATTAATATTATGATCAAGATAATATTGCTGCTGTTTAACTGTTACCTGCAGCTGTTCTCTCCACTCATCTAACATCCGACTAGAACTTAAACGATTTTGAATATCAATAATTTGCTGCTGTACAGCTGTACGCCAATCATCTGTCCCAAGCTTCTCTCTTTGCTCTTCGGCTTGTTTATATTGCGCGTATGTAAACAGAACGACTAATACAGCGACAATTACGCCAATAATAAGCAGTCTTTTCTTTGCCAACAGCTTCATCATTTCGTTTTGAATTAAGTTAATCAATACCTGCACCTCCTCCGTCTGTAAGCTCTAAAAATAAATCCTCCAACGTCGGAAGTCTTCTGTTCATTTCAAGTATTTTCACACCATGCTTTACTAGCGCTTCATTCCATTTCGGTGTTTCCTCTTCATCAAAACTCGTCAGTATATAACCATCTTCTGTTTCCATTACCTCTGTTAATGAACGTAATACTTCTGTTCCAAGTTCTATTGGCTCAACACGCCAATTCATCCGCTCTTGTACACTTAATAAATCACTAACTGTACCTACCTTCACAATTTCGCCTTTCGTAATAATCGCTACGCGGTCACAGAGCAATTGAATTTCACTTAATAAATGAGAAGAAACGAGCACACTCATTCCTTCCTCTTCTGCCAGCATACGAATAAACTGTCTCATTTCGCGAATTCCTGCTGGGTCAAGACCATTTGTTGGCTCATCTAAAATTAATAACTTTGGACGATTTAACATCGCTTGGGCAATTCCAAGTCGTTGGCGCATACCAAGAGAATACGTTTTCACCGTATCATGAATTCTTTGCTCTAGCCCAACTAATTTGACCACTTCCATCATTCGCTCTTCCCCTACATTCGGCAGCATTCTCGCAAAATGAAGTAAGTTATTCCAGCCACTCAGAAAAGGATATAGTTCAGGATTTTCAACAATACAGCCTAAATGCTGCATGGCCTTCTTATAATCTTTTTTCACATCATAGCCACAAATACGAATGGAACCTGCTGTTGGTTTAATTAGTCCAACGAGCATTCGAATGGTCGTTGTTTTACCTGCACCATTTGGCCCTAAAAATCCAAAAACTTCTCCTTTTCTAACAGTGAAGCTAATATCTTTAATAATTTCTCGTTTTCTAATTGTCTTTTTTACAGAGTTTACTTCTAATGTCACATTACTCATCGTCCTTTGCCTCCCATTCAATTAATGG from Peribacillus asahii carries:
- a CDS encoding YhgE/Pip domain-containing protein yields the protein MKAIIRIFQDDLRSIYTNWAVLIVVFGLLFLPGLYAWINIEASWDPYKHTNTIPIGVVNNDRGAVFQNKEINIGKKITDALKEDQSLGWHFTSEAEAKQKVRLGEYYACIIIPENLSERITTVLTDEPIKPEIIYYVNEKSNAIAPKITFKGASGIVEQVSKSFVKTSSTMLLTVFNEIGIELERELPTIQQVKQMVYRLEDTFPEIERITEQALTDVQKVEKRMDRANAALDNIKQVTSNGEALHKAIENYVSTTNETLQALGPNLKQNISNLLQQEMTIASMMGTLDINNQEAVQTVLDRVSSNRNVLVAIQQMIQRLNVFAGTNLFQTEQGALERVLANQNKQIEGLRQHHLSVSELQQLTEANVGEWEGLQERFASETSPKLAKVVDQARTTMKEFEALSKQGQNKLNEAQAMLQHTKQRVVTGSKDLAFFQTQLPELKRKISEIASQMRAFDKNHDLHEIIDLLRNDIKKESDFFAEPVLLTEHKLFPIPNYGSAMSPFFTTLALWFAGLVLVSIFGVHIQDLEGTYKSYQIYVGRYLTFFCIGILQSIIISVGNIVFLHTYVAEKLWFFFVLSFHCYSVWHADLYISSALQ
- a CDS encoding transglutaminase-like domain-containing protein; the encoded protein is MKLICESDNLDDYLLELNEVNYSNPIIKRKADELFNLNQTEIEKAKVAFEFVRDEISHSLDFQSKRVTCNASEVLDFKEGICYAKSHLLASLLRSQLIPTGFCYQRLMLSDTPEKGYCIHALNAIFFKSLNKWIRVDARGNKKGIDAQFSIKEEKLAFPINEELDEKDYPVIYAKPHPKTVAVLKKHTNALEMCKNHLPESL
- a CDS encoding nitric oxide synthase oxygenase, giving the protein MNLIFQEAEAFIRSSYLEMGKTEDEINSRIMDIQKEIEETHTYQHSVEELEIGAKQAWRNSNRCIGRLFWDSLRVIDQRHLRDEEQINEALRHHIEFATNDGAIIPTITIFKPADEQFSIRLWNHQLLRYAGYETEHGIVGDPASVEFTKICQELGWKGSLGSFDILPQVIQVNRQQPRWFETPASIVKEVPIHHPDFEWFSELNLKWYAVPIISDMCLEIGGIKYSAAPFNGWYMGTEIGARNFADEGRYNMLPRIGKRMGLDIKRDATLWKDRALVELNVAVLHSFKEAGVSIVDHHNAAKQFKHFEEKETACGRNTTGDWTWLIPPVSPATTHIFHRPYRNQKVKPNFFYQKKPY
- a CDS encoding winged helix-turn-helix transcriptional regulator, whose product is MNNTTICPRFEKGMQILSKRWTGLIVHQLLNGPQRFCRIEAAFPISGRILSERLKDLEQEGIVKRDVYPETPVRIEYSLTEKGLALAPVINEIQQWSSDWIKSVEEES
- a CDS encoding DUF2680 domain-containing protein; translated protein: MKKLLISGLTCILLSLSPMAQAYSQEKQTENKTPEVTFTKEQKSELSKLHQKILTDKKELLNKYVEYGALKQEQADKIIEHLEKRYEMIEERGFQYPPHHMHHKPHHH
- a CDS encoding IS200/IS605 family accessory protein TnpB-related protein, which gives rise to MKATYFSKRLYKNKMSKSLVDEISRFTEVFNQAKRFAFQTLVREKRWKRKLHKESIHQVVKKTFDVSDYVANSIVREANALFTSRTKLTHLYIRQTEEKMKKIKKKLKNERKYLMQLKKIKESCIKGDLRFPKNLKFSYHSSGIFSLEQKKQSLIWFNAYLFEHQYVDKELTFRKAQIGRLEHRLFRLEQKKEKQKTSIPSVVFGSKKLFKQQFTKEEYVQDHACWRKLFLAARNKECLISGRKDAGSGNFVFHYHTENNELHMTALGGQVVTIPGVTFPYGQEMVNQATDNQKKCKNKKEFGKPISWSIENHGDYYMIKNIVDVDLNPCVNFSTSDGVMGVDCNVDHFAWADVSKDGNYLDSGKLLFSIHKKTSGQITKIIEAEAIALVDLAFRKNKPIVIEDIDTTLSKTGDIYGNKKANHLKSIFAYRKMSQAIINRANKIGLDVIQVNPAYTSISGKMKYMRKFGTSIHQAAAYTIGRRGLRYKEKVPKVLTAYIVQKEKHHWSQWSVLHKKFSIHLHSFYHIFNVNKPHQGINVYYSSLQEEETRKLLRVFT
- a CDS encoding S9 family peptidase — its product is MNTHGITAEDLFHLQSVTDPQLSPDGHLVMYVQTSIDRETEKYISNLYLYNVLTKETKQWTTGQNRHSSPRWSPDGKYMSFVSNQSGSNQLYVMSSAGGEAKQITNLKSEVSPPIWSPCSTKLLFSTSRPASDQEEYRNEEKKTALRFERIQYKSEGQGYFNGLYKHLAVVDVLTEEIEFLTKGRQHYSPSAWSPDGKHITYVSKTIEQGEYDFISDIFTMDISTKKSVNITNRAGFFYDPKWSPNGEYLSFLGHKREFLNATLAKIWLYDINKQTTSCLTEGWDVELGNSCITDFQMGAVDPGILWTNDSAGFYFLMSDDGNTGVYYGSIEGAMYPSILENQHIYGLSIDPNHHQAVVAISTPTNPGELYYFNLMNGQQEQISFVNTSFVQNKSLAEAEAISWKAKDGLDLHGWLIKPVCYEEGKTYPLILEIHGGPHLMYGNSYMHEFQALANEGYTILYTNPRGSVGYGQQFVNACRGDYGGMDYEDLISAVDYVTNTYDFIDRNKLGVSGGSYGGFMTNWIVGHTDRFKAAVSQRSISNWFSFYGVSDIGYYFTEWQLEGDIFQTPEKLWNHSPLKYAANIQTPLLLLHGEKDLRCPLEQSEQLFIALKRQKKETTLIIFPDETHEITRNGSPNMRLQHLQEIKNWFNKHIRNLC
- a CDS encoding CBS domain-containing protein; the protein is MQTVRDIMTTNVDCCTTLDNIYEAALKMKQDNVGMIPVLDNDTLVGVITDRDIVIRCVAEKKPNSTKITDVISTRLVTGTPDMSIDDIEELMATEQIRRVPIIENNRLVGIVALGDLAVRKESDQRAGIALSSISEQHNQIQH